The Desulfarculaceae bacterium genome window below encodes:
- a CDS encoding phenylacetate--CoA ligase codes for MPSYKDEQALAEHQLRGLQWTVDHAYQGCDFYRGRLQEAGVEPGSIKSLDDLSKLPFTTADDLKDGYPLPLLSVPVEDVVRVHASSGTTGKRKVLSYTAKDIDDWATMFARCYEMAGLSRSDRVQIMVGYGIWTAGVGFQAGCERFGALALPMGPGNLEMQCQFLVDFQTSVLCCTSSMALLIAEEVKRRGIQDQVKVNKVIYGSERTSQAMRQRIGQALGAELFDIPGLTELYGPGTGIECSAHDGIHYWADYYILEIIDPGTMQPVGPGEVGEMVVTTLRKEAAPLIRYRTRDLCRLLPEPCACGNPLPRHDRILGRSDDMIIFRAVNIYPGQIDHVLSGVPGLGSEYQVILTRGDDGRDYMEIRVERAPEGGGGDDEGLASQVARRVKQQIMVSTAVEIVDYASLPRSERKSRRIFDRREEE; via the coding sequence ATGCCTTCATATAAGGATGAACAAGCCCTGGCCGAGCACCAGCTCCGGGGCCTGCAATGGACCGTGGACCACGCCTACCAGGGCTGCGACTTTTATCGCGGCCGCCTGCAAGAGGCGGGCGTGGAGCCCGGCAGCATAAAGAGCCTTGACGACCTGAGCAAGCTGCCCTTCACCACGGCCGACGACCTGAAGGACGGCTACCCCTTGCCCCTGCTCTCGGTGCCCGTGGAAGACGTGGTCCGGGTGCATGCCTCCAGCGGCACCACCGGCAAGCGCAAGGTGCTCTCCTACACCGCCAAGGACATCGACGACTGGGCCACCATGTTCGCCCGCTGCTACGAGATGGCGGGCCTCAGCCGGTCCGACCGGGTGCAGATCATGGTGGGCTACGGCATCTGGACCGCCGGCGTGGGCTTCCAGGCGGGCTGCGAGCGCTTCGGCGCCCTGGCCCTGCCCATGGGGCCGGGCAACCTGGAGATGCAGTGCCAGTTCCTGGTGGACTTCCAGACCTCGGTGCTTTGCTGCACCTCCTCCATGGCCCTGCTCATCGCCGAGGAGGTGAAACGCCGGGGCATCCAGGACCAGGTGAAGGTGAACAAGGTGATCTACGGCTCCGAGCGCACCAGCCAGGCCATGCGCCAACGCATCGGCCAGGCCCTGGGGGCGGAGCTGTTCGACATCCCCGGTCTCACCGAGCTATACGGGCCGGGCACGGGCATCGAGTGCAGCGCCCATGACGGCATCCACTACTGGGCTGACTACTATATTCTGGAGATCATCGACCCGGGCACCATGCAGCCGGTCGGCCCGGGCGAGGTGGGCGAGATGGTGGTGACCACCCTGCGCAAGGAGGCCGCCCCGCTGATCCGCTACCGCACGCGCGACCTCTGCCGCCTGCTGCCCGAGCCCTGCGCCTGCGGCAACCCCCTGCCGCGCCACGACCGCATCCTGGGGCGCAGCGACGACATGATCATCTTCCGGGCGGTGAACATCTACCCCGGCCAGATCGACCACGTGCTCAGCGGGGTGCCCGGCCTGGGCTCGGAGTATCAGGTGATCCTCACCCGGGGCGACGACGGCCGCGACTACATGGAGATCCGGGTGGAGCGCGCCCCCGAGGGCGGCGGCGGCGATGACGAGGGCCTGGCCTCGCAGGTGGCCCGCCGGGTGAAGCAGCAGATCATGGTCAGCACCGCGGTGGAGATTGTGGACTACGCGTCTTTGCCGCGCAGCGAGCGCAAGTCGCGGCGCATATTCGACCGCCGCGAAGAGGAATAA
- a CDS encoding ABC transporter ATP-binding protein, which translates to MLRVESISFAFGRQPVLSEVSFQVGAGEVVSLLGMNGAGKSTLLGIISGLLRPSSGRVTLDGRQISGASPSAVVAAGVVQVPEGRQLFGPLSVRENLELGSYVRLRRGQAKEVARDLDQALSMFPILADRLDQAAGTLSGGEQQMLAMARGLMARPRLLLLDEPSLGLAPQVAAEILAVVRGLPAQGCSVLLVEQNALGALSVSARGYIITGGRIRQSGTPQEILADEMLREAFLGPRRAQGLAAPKHD; encoded by the coding sequence TTGCTTAGGGTCGAGTCCATATCCTTTGCCTTCGGCCGCCAGCCGGTGCTCAGCGAGGTGAGCTTTCAGGTGGGCGCGGGCGAGGTGGTGAGCCTGCTGGGCATGAACGGCGCGGGCAAGAGCACCCTTCTGGGCATCATCTCCGGTTTGCTACGGCCCAGCTCCGGCCGGGTGACCCTGGACGGCCGCCAGATCAGCGGGGCCTCGCCCTCGGCGGTGGTGGCCGCCGGGGTGGTGCAGGTGCCCGAAGGGCGCCAGCTCTTCGGCCCCCTGAGCGTGCGCGAGAACCTGGAGTTGGGCTCCTACGTGCGCCTGCGGCGCGGGCAGGCCAAAGAGGTGGCCCGGGATTTGGACCAGGCGCTGAGCATGTTCCCGATATTGGCCGACCGCCTGGACCAGGCGGCCGGCACCCTGAGCGGCGGGGAGCAACAAATGCTGGCCATGGCCCGGGGGCTCATGGCCCGGCCCCGACTGTTGCTTTTGGACGAGCCCAGCCTGGGCCTGGCCCCCCAGGTGGCGGCCGAGATCCTGGCCGTGGTGCGCGGCCTGCCCGCCCAAGGCTGCTCGGTGCTCCTGGTGGAGCAGAACGCCCTGGGCGCGCTTTCGGTGAGCGCGCGGGGCTACATCATCACCGGCGGGCGCATCCGCCAGAGCGGCACGCCCCAGGAGATTCTGGCCGACGAGATGCTGCGCGAGGCCTTCCTGGGCCCCCGCCGGGCCCAGGGCCTGGCCGCGCCTAAACATGACTAA
- a CDS encoding ABC transporter ATP-binding protein, giving the protein MGALLDIKGLSIRFGGLQALEDFSLAAPAGSVTALIGPNGAGKTTAINCVSGVVNPDTGTVSFEGRGVLGMAGHKLARRGLTRTFQNLQVFGLMNVRENVMVGLHATSRGGFAAAMLRLPYLRREEAKIKARADEMLAFFGLEALADQPAEELAYGDQKRLELARALAARPKMMLLDEPVAGLNPAETEALGELIVKIKEQGIGVVLVEHDMSLVMRISDQVAVLSGGKLIAQGPPEEIQQDPEVIRTYLGGGEEFGLLA; this is encoded by the coding sequence ATGGGCGCTCTCCTGGACATAAAGGGCCTGTCCATCCGCTTCGGCGGCTTGCAGGCTTTGGAAGACTTCAGCCTGGCCGCGCCCGCCGGGAGCGTCACCGCGCTCATCGGCCCCAACGGGGCGGGCAAGACCACGGCCATCAACTGCGTGAGCGGGGTGGTCAACCCGGACACCGGCACGGTGAGCTTCGAGGGGCGCGGCGTGTTGGGCATGGCCGGGCACAAGCTGGCGAGGCGCGGCCTGACCCGCACCTTTCAGAACTTGCAGGTCTTCGGCCTGATGAACGTGCGGGAAAACGTGATGGTGGGCCTGCACGCGACCAGCCGAGGCGGCTTCGCGGCGGCCATGCTGCGCCTGCCCTACCTGCGCCGGGAAGAGGCCAAGATCAAGGCGCGAGCCGACGAGATGCTCGCCTTCTTCGGCCTGGAGGCCCTGGCCGACCAGCCCGCCGAGGAGCTGGCCTATGGCGACCAGAAACGCCTGGAGCTGGCCCGGGCCCTGGCCGCGCGGCCCAAAATGATGCTTTTAGACGAGCCGGTGGCCGGCCTGAACCCGGCCGAGACCGAGGCCCTGGGCGAGCTTATCGTGAAGATCAAGGAGCAGGGCATCGGCGTGGTCCTGGTGGAGCACGACATGTCCCTGGTCATGCGCATCTCCGATCAGGTGGCGGTGCTCAGCGGCGGCAAGCTCATCGCCCAGGGTCCGCCCGAGGAGATACAGCAAGACCCCGAGGTGATCCGCACCTATCTGGGCGGGGGAGAGGAGTTCGGGCTGCTTGCTTAG
- a CDS encoding branched-chain amino acid ABC transporter permease — protein MSRSGKRFYAGLGGLALLLALLPLAVTNPYYLNVLNVVALNVLVVIGLNLLIGYAGHISLGHAAFFGLGAYISGILTGSYGWEPWLTLVFAAAVVAVVATIIGVPTLRLKGNYLVMATLGFNLIVSVLMVQLDDITGGPSGYSGIPSLSFFGHAIVTDQSFYWLVWGAVLVGLGLARNLVHSRVGRGLKALHESPLAAAASGVPIEAYKVKVFVVSAVYASVAGSLYAHYYGIITPKTFDIFKSVELVTMCIIGGMGSLWGGLFGAGLITPLPQLLAVVEEYKDIIFGGILLVLLIFLPQGVVGWLEGKRVRPGGRAF, from the coding sequence ATGAGCCGCTCGGGCAAACGCTTTTACGCCGGGCTGGGCGGGCTGGCCCTCTTGTTGGCCCTGCTGCCCCTGGCGGTGACCAACCCCTATTACCTCAACGTGCTCAACGTGGTGGCCCTCAACGTGCTGGTGGTCATCGGCCTGAATTTGCTCATCGGCTACGCGGGGCACATCAGCCTGGGCCACGCCGCCTTCTTCGGCCTGGGGGCCTACATCTCGGGCATCCTCACCGGCTCCTATGGCTGGGAGCCCTGGCTGACCCTGGTCTTTGCGGCGGCGGTGGTGGCGGTGGTGGCCACCATCATCGGGGTGCCCACCCTGCGCCTCAAGGGCAACTATCTGGTCATGGCCACCCTGGGCTTCAACCTCATCGTCAGCGTGCTCATGGTGCAGCTGGACGACATCACCGGCGGGCCCAGCGGGTACAGCGGCATTCCCTCGCTGAGCTTCTTCGGCCACGCCATCGTCACGGACCAGTCCTTTTATTGGCTGGTGTGGGGCGCGGTGCTGGTGGGGCTGGGCCTGGCCCGCAACCTGGTGCACTCCCGGGTGGGGCGGGGGCTCAAGGCTTTGCACGAATCGCCCCTGGCCGCGGCGGCCTCCGGCGTGCCCATCGAGGCCTACAAGGTCAAGGTCTTCGTGGTCAGCGCGGTGTACGCCTCGGTGGCCGGCAGCCTCTACGCCCACTACTACGGCATCATCACCCCCAAGACCTTCGACATCTTCAAGTCCGTCGAGCTGGTCACCATGTGCATCATCGGGGGCATGGGCAGCCTGTGGGGCGGCCTGTTCGGCGCCGGGCTCATCACCCCGCTGCCCCAGCTTTTGGCCGTGGTGGAGGAGTACAAGGACATCATCTTCGGCGGCATCCTCTTGGTGCTCCTGATCTTCCTGCCCCAGGGCGTGGTGGGTTGGCTGGAGGGCAAGCGGGTGCGCCCCGGGGGGAGGGCCTTTTAG
- a CDS encoding branched-chain amino acid ABC transporter permease produces the protein MSFGDQIAQYVVSGLTTGAVYALVALGFCLIYNATRIVNFAQGDFLSLGGLMTYTFLTGVGLPMILAFPCAVVSVALVGAMMERLAIRPAKSRQVMVLIFITIAASILMRGIFKHLWGKDALALPPLSPEVPLRVLGATLTPQNLWVLGMTLAAIVALLWFFNRTLTGKAMRATSINPSAAALMGIDANRMTMYSFGLAGGLGALAGVLITPITSLSYEVGVIMGLKGFAAAVLGGYGSFVGAILGGLVLGLIESLSAGLISSVYKDAVAFVVLLLVLFLRPGGLMGVKSGERV, from the coding sequence TTGAGCTTCGGCGACCAGATAGCGCAGTACGTGGTCAGCGGGCTGACCACCGGGGCGGTGTACGCCCTGGTGGCCCTGGGCTTTTGCCTGATCTACAACGCCACCCGCATCGTCAACTTCGCCCAGGGCGACTTCCTCTCCCTGGGCGGCCTGATGACCTACACCTTCCTCACCGGGGTGGGCCTGCCCATGATCCTGGCCTTCCCCTGCGCGGTGGTCTCGGTGGCCCTGGTGGGAGCCATGATGGAGCGCCTGGCTATCCGCCCGGCCAAGAGCCGCCAGGTGATGGTGCTCATCTTCATCACCATCGCCGCGTCCATTCTGATGCGCGGCATCTTCAAGCACTTGTGGGGCAAGGACGCTCTGGCCCTGCCTCCGCTGAGCCCCGAGGTGCCGTTGCGCGTGTTGGGCGCCACCCTGACCCCGCAGAACCTGTGGGTCTTAGGCATGACCCTGGCAGCGATCGTGGCCCTGCTGTGGTTCTTCAACCGCACCCTCACCGGCAAGGCCATGCGGGCCACCTCCATCAACCCCTCGGCCGCCGCGCTCATGGGCATCGACGCCAACCGCATGACCATGTACTCCTTCGGCCTGGCCGGCGGCCTGGGCGCCCTGGCCGGGGTGCTCATCACCCCAATCACCAGCCTTTCTTATGAAGTGGGCGTGATTATGGGGCTCAAGGGCTTTGCTGCCGCGGTGCTGGGCGGCTACGGCAGCTTCGTGGGGGCCATCCTGGGCGGGCTGGTACTGGGGCTCATCGAAAGCCTCAGCGCCGGGCTCATCTCCAGCGTGTACAAGGACGCGGTGGCCTTTGTGGTGCTGCTCCTGGTCTTGTTCCTGCGCCCCGGCGGGCTCATGGGCGTCAAAAGCGGGGAGCGGGTATGA
- a CDS encoding HdeD family acid-resistance protein has product MSDSASQTGGILPRSIEEIKQHRGGLMATGIISLILGSLAILAPLAATMAVTLLIGAVILLQGVIQLIHSFRSKGWSAFAWNLLVGIVYVIAGGLILARPLLGAVTITLVLAIFFLVEGVVKLGLAFKVKPAPNWKWILFSGIMGVVLGLIILSGWPGDTLWVLGLFLGIDLIFGGWAMIMLAAGAKQAQA; this is encoded by the coding sequence ATGAGCGACAGTGCTAGCCAGACCGGCGGCATTCTGCCCCGGAGCATTGAAGAGATCAAGCAGCACCGCGGCGGCCTCATGGCCACGGGCATCATCTCCCTTATCCTGGGCAGCCTGGCCATCCTGGCTCCCCTGGCCGCCACCATGGCGGTCACCTTGCTCATCGGGGCGGTGATCCTGCTGCAGGGCGTGATCCAGCTCATCCACTCCTTCCGGTCCAAGGGCTGGAGCGCCTTTGCCTGGAACCTGCTGGTGGGCATCGTCTATGTCATCGCCGGCGGGCTCATCCTGGCCCGGCCGCTCCTGGGCGCGGTCACCATAACCCTGGTGCTGGCCATCTTCTTCCTGGTGGAGGGCGTGGTCAAGCTGGGCCTGGCCTTCAAGGTGAAGCCGGCCCCCAACTGGAAGTGGATTCTGTTCAGCGGAATCATGGGCGTGGTGCTGGGCCTGATCATCCTCTCGGGCTGGCCCGGCGACACCCTGTGGGTGCTGGGCCTGTTCCTGGGCATAGACCTCATCTTCGGCGGCTGGGCCATGATCATGCTGGCCGCGGGGGCCAAACAGGCGCAGGCCTAA